From Mus musculus strain C57BL/6J chromosome 8, GRCm38.p6 C57BL/6J, a single genomic window includes:
- the Dpep1 gene encoding dipeptidase 1 precursor, which produces MVIIWWFWSLLAICASDSFRDQAVAIMRTTPVIDGHNDLPWQLLNLFNNQLLRPDADLNKLAQTHTNIPKLKAGFVGGQFWSAYMPCDTQNKDAVKRILEQMDVIHRMCQLYPETFMCVTNSSDILQAFRRGKVASLIGVEGGHLIDSSLGVLRTLYHLGMRYLTLTHNCNTPWADNWLVDRGDDEAESHGLSPFGKRLLNEMNRLGVMIDLSHVSVATMKDALQISRAPVIFSHSSAYSLCPHRRNVPDDVLQLVKNTSSLVMVNFFSNFVSCSDSATLPQVADHLDHIKKVAGAGAVGLGGDYDGVTMLPVGLEDVSKYPDLIAELLRRNWTETEVRGLLADNLIRVFSEVELVSNNMQSPEEVPITLKELDGSCRTYYGYSQAHSIHLQTGALVASLASLLFRLHLL; this is translated from the exons ATGGTGATCATCTGGTGGTTCTGGTCTCTGCTGGCCATCTGTGCTTCGGACTCATTCCGGGACCAGGCAGTGGCTATCATGAGAACCACACCGGTCATCGACGG GCACAACGACTTGCCTTGGCAACTGCTAAATTTGTTCAACAACCAGCTGCTGAGACCAGATGCTGACTTGAACAAGCTAGCCCAAACACACACCAACATCCCCAAGCTGAAGGCTGGCTTTGTCGGAGGCCAG TTCTGGTCCGCATACATGCCTTGTGACACCCAAAACAAAGATGCCGTGAAGAGAATACTGGAACAGATGGATGTGATACACCGCATGTGCCAGCTCTATCCTGAGACCTTCATGTGTGTTACCAATAGTTCAG ACATCCTACAGGCTTTCCGGAGGGGGAAAGTGGCCAGTCTGATCGGCGTGGAAGGCGGCCACTTAATTGACAGCAGCCTTGGTGTCCTGCGGACACTCTACCATCTGGGCATGCGGTATCTGACCCTCACCCACAATTGCAACACGCCCTG GGCCGACAACTGGCTTGTGGACAGAGGAGATGATGAGGCTGAGAGCCATGGACTGTCACCCTTTGGGAAG CGCCTGCTGAACGAGATGAACCGCTTGGGTGTCATGATTGACCTGTCCCACGTGTCTGTGGCCACCATGAAGGACGCTTTGCAGATCTCCAGGGCACCAGTCATCTTCAGCCACTCCTCTGCCTACAGCCTGTGTCCACACAGGCGGAATGTGCCCGATGACGTACTGCAGCTGGTG AAGAACACAAGTAGTCTGGTGATGGTGAACTTCTTCAGCAACTTTGTGTCCTGTTCAGACAGCGCCACCTTGCCCCAAGTGGCTG ACCACCTGGACCACATCAAGAAGGTGGCAGGCGCTGGGGCTGTGGGCCTTGGAGGAGATTATGATGGTGTTACTAT GCTTCCTGTGGGACTGGAGGATGTTTCTAAGTACCCAGACCTGAtagctgagcttctcaggaggaACTGGACAGAGACCGAGGTCAGAGGTTTGCTAGCTGACAACCTGATTCGGGTCTTCTCTGAAGTGGAACTG GTAAGCAATAACATGCAGTCTCCTGAGGAAGTCCCTATCACCCTGAAAGAGCTGGACGGCTCCTGCAGGACATACTATGGCTACTCTCAAGCTCACAGCAtccacttgcagacaggagccctgGTGGCCTCTCTGGCTTCCCTGCTCTTCCGTCTCCATCTTCTGTGA
- the Chmp1a gene encoding charged multivesicular body protein 1a, protein MDDTLFQLKFTAKQLEKLAKKAEKDSKAEQAKVKKALQQKNVECARVYAENAIRKKNEGVNWLRMASRVDAVASKVQTAVTMKGVTKNMAQVTKALDKALSAMDLQKVSAVMDRFEQQVQNLDVHTSVMEDSVSSATTLTTPQEQVDSLIVQIAEENGLEVLDQLSQLPEGASAVGESSVRSQEDQLSRRLAALRN, encoded by the exons ATGGACG ATACCCTGTTCCAGTTGAAG TTCACAGCGAAGCAGCTGGAGAAACTGGCCAAGAAGGCCGAGAAGGACTCCAAGGCTGAGCAGGCCAAAGTGAAGAAG GCCCTTCAGCAGAAAAATGTGGAGTGTGCCCGGGTGTATGCTGAAAATGCCATCCGCAAGAAGAATGAAGGTGTAAATTGGCTCCGAATGGCCTCCCGTGTGGACGCAGTGGCCTCCAAGGTGCAGACAGCTGTGACCATGAAGGGG GTGACCAAGAATATGGCCCAGGTGACCAAGGCTCTGGACAAGGCCCTGAGCGCCATGGACCTTCAGAAGGTGTCTGCAGTGATGGACAGGTTTGAGCAGCAGGTGCAGAACCTGGATGTGCACACATCG GTAATGGAGGATTCCGTGAGCTCTGCCACCACGCTGACCACGCCTCAGGAGCAGGTCGACAGCCTCATTGTCCAGATAGCTGAGGAAAACGGCCTGGAGGTCCTAGACCAGCTCAGCCAGCTGCCAGAGGGAGCGTCTGCTGTGGGCGAGAGCTCTGTGCGCAGCCAGGAGGACCAGCTGTCCCGGAG GTTGGCTGCCCTGAGGAATTAG